The following proteins are encoded in a genomic region of Alphaproteobacteria bacterium:
- the ftsA gene encoding cell division protein FtsA produces the protein MAKVHNKNYINVLDIGSSKIVCLVAEIDCVNNPKIIGIGHQISKGIGVDGVISDLKSLESSIVLAISAAEKSANCSIEEVFVNFSGNKLRSQFEQIELDISGSEVSDRDIKRINERAFESYVDFNSEIIQCVPVDYNIDGVTGISNPCYMCGKKLTANLNLVKIASSSLQNLLNCLAKCHLNVAGVIPSAYASALAVLTYEERQNGVTLFDIGDGNISISIFCEGKMQYIVSFPFGGKLLTKDIQQIFSLSKADAERVKALYGGVFFESDKASDTIDLFDMIKTEENTTGGYYIQKHKLCEIIHDRMKEVMTYINKFLTTDKIASQAYGKAMGNIVLTGGGANLMGVAELTKNIFNVRVKIAKPQIIENMPDEHRSTHFSTVYGLVNHAISHQKYNHTEFKGFNNKSLVFSKIKSLSYYNIFADFLRKYF, from the coding sequence TTGGCTAAAGTACATAATAAAAACTACATAAATGTTTTAGATATTGGCTCAAGTAAAATTGTCTGTTTAGTAGCAGAAATAGATTGTGTAAATAACCCTAAAATAATTGGCATAGGTCATCAGATATCTAAAGGTATTGGTGTGGATGGTGTTATTTCTGATTTGAAATCACTAGAAAGTTCAATAGTTCTAGCTATTTCGGCGGCGGAGAAGTCTGCAAATTGTTCTATTGAAGAGGTTTTTGTTAACTTTAGTGGTAATAAGTTAAGGTCTCAATTTGAGCAAATCGAATTAGATATTTCTGGTTCAGAAGTAAGTGATCGAGATATTAAGCGGATTAATGAAAGGGCTTTTGAAAGCTATGTAGATTTTAACTCAGAAATTATTCAATGTGTGCCAGTTGATTATAATATTGATGGGGTAACTGGTATAAGTAACCCATGTTACATGTGTGGTAAAAAACTAACTGCAAATTTAAACTTAGTAAAAATAGCAAGTAGCTCTTTACAGAATTTATTAAATTGCTTAGCAAAATGTCATTTGAATGTGGCTGGTGTAATTCCCTCAGCTTATGCATCTGCTCTAGCTGTTTTAACTTATGAAGAAAGGCAAAATGGTGTAACTTTATTTGACATTGGGGATGGTAATATTTCTATTTCTATTTTTTGCGAAGGGAAAATGCAATATATTGTGTCTTTTCCTTTTGGTGGTAAATTGCTTACTAAGGATATACAGCAGATTTTTTCTCTAAGTAAGGCAGATGCAGAAAGGGTGAAGGCGCTATATGGTGGAGTTTTTTTTGAATCAGATAAGGCAAGTGATACAATTGATTTATTTGATATGATAAAAACAGAAGAAAACACGACAGGGGGATATTACATACAAAAGCATAAATTATGTGAAATCATTCATGACAGAATGAAGGAGGTTATGACTTACATTAACAAATTTTTAACTACAGATAAAATAGCAAGTCAAGCTTATGGCAAAGCTATGGGAAATATTGTGTTAACTGGCGGTGGTGCAAACTTAATGGGGGTTGCTGAATTAACTAAAAATATTTTTAATGTTAGGGTAAAAATAGCAAAGCCACAAATTATAGAAAATATGCCGGATGAGCATAGAAGTACGCATTTTTCTACGGTTTATGGTTTGGTAAATCATGCGATTAGTCACCAGAAATATAATCATACAGAATTCAAGGGTTTTAACAATAAATCATTGGTTTTTAGCAAGATAAAGAGTTTAAGTTATTATAATATATTTGCGGATTTCCTAAGGAAATATTTCTAG
- a CDS encoding D-alanine--D-alanine ligase: MKIAVIYGGNSNEREISHMTKDAVIKALAELNCDFIALELDENTPIKLKENNIDLVFNAGHGSFLEDGRLAALLDIMKIPYTHSNSRASAIGFNKMLAKRVAAQLSLNQPAYILVNNLDDFKQVDKSILEQPFVIKPYSSGSSVGVHIIKQPKDFILKQEYFAYGPIIIEEYIKGQEVHVAILANKAIGMVEISAATEFYDYEAKYSSSNTKYNVSPNITTIASEKILAQAELLHNFLGCNYISRVDFLVKGTETFLLEINTHPGFTEKSLVPLIAKEKNINFIDIVEQLIAHANYEN; this comes from the coding sequence ATGAAGATAGCTGTAATTTATGGTGGCAATTCTAATGAAAGAGAAATTTCACATATGACTAAAGATGCTGTAATTAAAGCGTTGGCAGAGTTAAATTGTGATTTTATTGCTCTAGAGTTGGATGAAAATACGCCAATAAAATTAAAGGAAAATAACATAGATTTAGTCTTTAACGCGGGCCATGGTTCATTTTTAGAAGATGGTAGGTTAGCTGCTCTATTAGACATAATGAAAATACCATATACACATTCAAATAGTAGGGCATCTGCTATTGGTTTTAATAAAATGTTAGCTAAAAGAGTAGCAGCTCAATTAAGTTTAAATCAACCAGCATATATTTTGGTAAATAACCTAGATGATTTTAAACAGGTGGATAAGTCTATCTTGGAGCAACCCTTTGTGATAAAACCATATTCTTCTGGTTCTTCGGTAGGTGTGCATATCATTAAGCAGCCAAAAGATTTTATCTTAAAGCAAGAATATTTTGCTTATGGTCCAATAATAATAGAAGAATATATAAAGGGGCAAGAAGTACATGTGGCAATTTTGGCTAATAAAGCAATAGGTATGGTTGAAATTTCAGCAGCCACAGAATTCTATGATTATGAAGCAAAATATAGTTCGAGTAATACAAAATATAATGTTTCGCCAAATATTACTACAATTGCAAGTGAGAAAATTTTGGCACAGGCCGAATTATTACATAATTTTTTAGGCTGTAATTATATTAGCAGAGTTGATTTTCTGGTTAAGGGCACCGAAACTTTTCTGTTAGAAATAAATACTCATCCAGGTTTTACTGAAAAGTCCTTGGTACCTTTGATCGCAAAAGAAAAAAACATCAATTTTATTGATATTGTGGAGCAGTTAATAGCTCATGCAAATTATGAAAATTAG
- the murB gene encoding UDP-N-acetylmuramate dehydrogenase, whose product MNERLESFIVNSTSFKKNYKLSKINWFQVGGKADLLFKPKTEKELQEFLAQNFNLDILTLGVGSNIIIREGGYRGCIIKLGRAFTNIKQISATEIEVGCANLDQNIARFAADANIAGLEFLSGIPGSIGGAIKMNAGAYGAEFKDVVKKIYGYDKKGVLHELSKEQMNYTYRRSAPDKDLIYVKAILTGQEGRALEIKQKIKEIQENREASQPIRAKTGGSSFQNPLGKKAWQLIDQAGCRGLAIGDAIMSEKHCNFMINRGAATAKDLEDLGELVRIKVLAKTGITLDWEIKIIGEK is encoded by the coding sequence ATGAATGAGAGATTGGAGAGCTTTATTGTAAATTCTACTTCATTTAAAAAGAATTATAAGCTTAGCAAAATAAACTGGTTTCAAGTAGGGGGTAAGGCAGACTTGTTATTCAAACCAAAAACAGAAAAGGAGTTACAAGAATTTTTAGCACAGAATTTTAATCTAGATATCTTAACTTTAGGGGTTGGTTCTAATATTATAATTAGAGAGGGTGGTTATCGTGGTTGTATTATAAAATTAGGTAGAGCATTTACTAATATTAAGCAAATTTCTGCAACCGAAATAGAAGTTGGTTGTGCTAATTTGGATCAAAATATTGCAAGATTTGCAGCAGATGCCAATATTGCTGGTTTAGAGTTTTTAAGTGGCATTCCAGGTAGTATAGGAGGTGCTATAAAAATGAATGCAGGTGCTTATGGCGCTGAGTTTAAAGATGTAGTTAAAAAAATCTATGGCTATGACAAAAAGGGAGTTTTGCATGAGTTAAGCAAAGAGCAAATGAATTACACTTACAGAAGGTCTGCACCAGATAAAGATTTAATTTATGTAAAAGCTATTTTGACAGGGCAAGAGGGTAGAGCATTAGAGATTAAACAAAAAATAAAAGAAATACAAGAAAATCGAGAGGCATCACAACCTATTAGAGCAAAGACAGGTGGTAGTAGTTTTCAAAATCCTTTGGGTAAAAAAGCCTGGCAATTAATTGATCAAGCAGGTTGCAGAGGTTTGGCAATTGGCGATGCTATTATGTCTGAGAAACATTGTAATTTTATGATTAATAGAGGTGCTGCAACAGCTAAAGATCTGGAAGATCTTGGTGAGTTGGTACGCATAAAGGTTCTTGCTAAAACTGGAATTACATTGGATTGGGAAATAAAAATTATAGGTGAAAAATGA
- a CDS encoding FtsQ-type POTRA domain-containing protein, with translation MKIRYFKLLNIIALISLIILAIYVNYNFNKLQNIVKKSTNEQGFIVQEIHVNELSYITIEEIIDNLDFKNGDDIFAIDVIANQERLAKNFWIESVSLKVIFPDIVEIFIVEKKAEFILYEENEYFIIDVKGNIIKELRGEDITRFSDFIVLSGYNARKHSSSLSEFLKLDKNMYNFVVEVIRISEQRWNIKFINDMIVKLPQKDPKSAWSLFLELNDEMRFLENKIKSIDLRVKDRLFLELDINNPKNLKIIREVG, from the coding sequence ATGAAAATTAGATATTTTAAATTACTTAACATTATTGCTCTTATTTCGTTAATTATTTTAGCAATATATGTAAATTATAATTTTAATAAGTTACAAAATATTGTAAAGAAATCTACTAATGAGCAGGGTTTTATAGTGCAGGAAATTCATGTTAATGAACTTTCTTATATCACTATTGAAGAAATAATAGATAATTTAGATTTTAAAAATGGCGATGATATTTTTGCTATAGATGTAATTGCTAATCAGGAAAGATTGGCAAAAAACTTTTGGATTGAATCTGTTTCGTTGAAAGTTATTTTTCCAGATATTGTTGAGATTTTTATTGTTGAAAAGAAAGCAGAGTTTATTTTATATGAAGAAAATGAATATTTCATTATTGATGTAAAAGGTAACATCATTAAAGAATTGCGTGGCGAAGATATAACAAGATTTTCTGATTTTATTGTTTTATCTGGTTATAATGCAAGGAAACACTCCTCTAGCTTATCAGAATTTCTTAAATTAGACAAAAACATGTATAATTTTGTAGTAGAAGTTATTAGAATAAGCGAGCAAAGGTGGAATATAAAATTTATTAATGATATGATAGTAAAATTACCTCAAAAAGATCCGAAATCTGCATGGAGTTTATTTTTGGAGTTAAATGATGAGATGAGATTTTTAGAGAATAAAATTAAATCTATTGATCTTAGGGTGAAAGATAGATTATTCTTGGAGCTTGATATTAACAATCCTAAAAACTTAAAAATAATTAGAGAAGTTGGCTAA
- a CDS encoding ETC complex I subunit produces the protein MLKNINVTICKPSNTAMQSGTKNKLWHIKFPTDQTKFNYDLMNWTGSKDTKQQLSLNFATKEQAINFAEKNNWKYNIKEPKKRIVKVKSYAENFTS, from the coding sequence ATGCTAAAAAATATTAATGTTACTATTTGCAAGCCTAGCAACACAGCTATGCAATCTGGTACAAAAAACAAATTATGGCACATAAAATTTCCCACCGATCAAACCAAATTTAATTATGATTTAATGAATTGGACTGGCTCTAAAGATACTAAACAGCAATTATCCCTTAATTTTGCAACCAAAGAGCAAGCCATTAATTTTGCTGAGAAAAACAACTGGAAATACAATATAAAAGAACCTAAAAAGAGGATTGTCAAAGTAAAATCATATGCTGAGAATTTTACCAGTTAG
- a CDS encoding UDP-N-acetylmuramate--L-alanine ligase gives MEPKKFYPDKFGVIHFSGIGGIGMSGIAEILYNLGCKIQGSDLTKNANVDRLEKLGIKVFIGQKEQNIDKISVLVRSSAVSDENPEVVAARKKNIPVIDRADMLKEIMFLKNCITIAGTHGKTTTTSIIAHIFENLGFAPTVINGGILNSCNTNAYLGKGDWLVAEADESDGSFNKLPAHIAVVTNIDPEHMEFYGNFTTLRAAFKAFIEKVPFYGFAVLCSDHMELKNLSTEIKDRKIITYGEGEEALVRAVNIKPKVNGLAFDLEVKLANYAGTYKNFFVPMFGKYNVANSLAAIAVALGLGAKIDNIQKSLAGFLGVKRRLTITGIVKNNITIIDDYGHHPTEIKASLGAVKEMNDIKAKRGKVIAVMQPHRYSRLYDLFNEFSHCLIEADKIFVTDVYAAGEQEISGINKMALIKAIQNNGHKNVYAVDDLNYVEILLKEHLSENDTVIFMGAGDITKYANSLPAKLENIL, from the coding sequence ATGGAACCTAAAAAATTTTACCCTGATAAATTTGGTGTAATTCACTTTTCAGGCATAGGCGGTATTGGCATGAGTGGTATTGCCGAGATATTATATAATTTAGGTTGTAAAATTCAGGGCTCAGATTTAACTAAAAATGCTAATGTTGATAGATTAGAGAAGCTTGGCATAAAAGTATTTATTGGGCAAAAAGAACAGAACATTGATAAAATTTCAGTTTTAGTGAGAAGTTCTGCTGTAAGTGATGAGAATCCAGAAGTAGTGGCAGCAAGAAAGAAAAACATACCTGTAATTGATCGAGCAGATATGTTAAAAGAAATTATGTTTCTTAAAAATTGCATAACTATTGCAGGCACACATGGTAAAACTACCACAACTTCAATCATAGCACATATTTTTGAGAATCTAGGCTTTGCACCCACTGTGATTAATGGTGGAATTTTAAATTCATGTAATACTAATGCATATCTAGGCAAAGGAGATTGGCTAGTAGCGGAAGCAGATGAATCAGATGGTAGTTTTAATAAATTACCAGCACATATTGCGGTGGTAACTAACATAGATCCAGAGCATATGGAGTTTTATGGTAATTTTACAACCTTAAGAGCAGCTTTTAAAGCTTTTATTGAAAAGGTGCCATTTTATGGTTTTGCAGTTTTATGTTCTGATCATATGGAATTGAAAAACTTATCTACTGAAATTAAAGATCGTAAGATTATTACTTATGGTGAGGGTGAAGAAGCATTAGTTAGAGCAGTAAATATTAAGCCAAAAGTAAATGGTTTAGCCTTTGATTTAGAGGTGAAATTAGCAAATTATGCTGGTACATATAAAAACTTCTTTGTACCTATGTTTGGCAAATATAATGTAGCTAATTCATTAGCAGCTATTGCGGTTGCTCTTGGTCTTGGCGCTAAAATAGACAATATCCAAAAATCACTTGCTGGCTTTTTAGGCGTTAAGAGAAGACTTACTATTACTGGTATAGTAAAAAACAACATAACCATAATTGATGATTATGGGCATCATCCAACTGAAATAAAAGCATCGCTTGGCGCGGTCAAAGAAATGAATGATATTAAAGCTAAAAGGGGAAAAGTTATAGCGGTAATGCAGCCACATCGATATTCAAGGCTTTATGATTTATTTAATGAATTTTCTCATTGTTTGATTGAAGCTGATAAAATATTTGTTACAGATGTTTATGCAGCGGGAGAGCAGGAGATTTCTGGTATTAATAAAATGGCTTTAATTAAAGCCATTCAAAATAATGGGCATAAAAATGTATATGCTGTGGATGATTTAAACTATGTTGAAATATTACTTAAAGAGCACTTAAGTGAGAATGACACTGTAATTTTTATGGGAGCTGGAGATATAACAAAATATGCAAATTCACTTCCTGCAAAATTAGAGAATATATTATGA